Part of the Virgibacillus necropolis genome, CTGTTTCGAAGTAAGTAGCTGCAGGGCTTTGATCCCACGAATCCATCGATTGATTAAGTGCATTGATAATAACTTCAGCCGCAAGGGACGGAAGGACAGGCGGACAATGAAGATGTGCCATAGCAGCAGGATGTGAAACCCATAAAGAGTTTTTCACTAAGCCATTTTGGATCTCTTCCATGACAACATCAATTTCCTGTCCCACAGTCGGGATATTCCGCACCTTCTTCACAGCTTTTTCAATCTCTTGACGAGAAGCTCCTGAAAAAGGATGATTTGTTCTTGTTGTTTGATCAGTAATTAACTTAACTGCCTTATCCATCAATGTTTGATACCTATTTTGGCTTTCATCACTAGCATGAAGAAACCATTGGGTAAAGTTCGTATTCATTTCCATCAACCTCACCGCAATCCAAACTGGGCTTCTGCGCTCTTAATTGCTTCAGAGAGGCGCTGCAGTACCTCATCAATTTGCCCTTTAGAAATGATTAATGGTGGCAACAAACGAATCACGCTACCAAAACGGCCTCCAACTTCCAAAATTAATCCGCGACTTAAGCATTCTTGTTGAATTTTTTCGGCAAGTTCAGCGTACGCCGGATAACTTCCAATTCTATTTGGCTGCTTCGTAGGATTAATGATTTCAACACCAATCATAAGTCCTCTGCCTCTTACATCACCGATTGAGGACACTTCTTTTTGAATAGAATTCAACTGTTCAGCTAAATAAGTCCCCATTTCCTGTGCGTAATCCGGTAGATGATTTTCCTTTACAAAACGTAACGTTGCTTGGCCGGTAGCCATCGCCATTTGGTTTCCTCTAAATGTTCCGATATGGGTTCCTGGTTCCCATTTATCAAGACAACGATCGTAAACAACAACGGAAAGTGGAAGACTCCCCCCTATTGCTTTTGAAAGTACAAGGACATCTGGCTCGATCCCAGCATGCTCAAATGCAAACATTTTACCCGTTCGTCCGATGCCTGTTTGTACTTCATCAATGATTAGTGGAATGTCGCGTTTTTTTGTAATACGACGGAGCTCTTTTAACCACCCGATTGGGGCAGGAATGGAACCCCCCTCACCTTGTACAACTTCTACGATTATACCGGCTGGCTTGACAATACCACCTTCCGGATTATCCAATAAATTTTCAATGTATGTAATCCCGATGCCATGCCCTTCTTTTCCTACGCCGAACGGGCAGCGGTATTCATATGGGTACGGAAGGAAATGAGTATCAGGCACAAGTGCGTGAATCTTCTGTTTTGGTCCTATCGTTCCGCTAATACCTAATGTTCCGTGTGTAGAACCGTGGTAACCCCCTTGAAAAGAAAGAATAGCTCTGTTACCAGTTGCGGTTTTCACTAGTTTTAAGGCCGCTTCTACAGCATCAGCACCTGTTGGACCACAAAAATGAATTTTGGCTTTCTCTGCAAATGAAGGTGGTAAAGATGCGAACACCTCATCAATAAACGCCTCTTTTACTGGTGTCGTCAAATCAAGTGTATGTAAAGGCAAGTATGACTGCATGACGTTTTCAATCGCCTCACGGACGACTGTGTGATTATGACCTAATGCCAGTGTTCCTGCTCCAGCTAAACAATCCATATATTGCTTTCCATCCATGTCTGTTACATAAATGCCTTCTGCTCTCTTAATCGCAAGGGGCAATCTTCTTGGATAGGATCTGGCGTTTGATTCCCTTTTTTCCTGCGTTGATAACAATGCTTTATTTCCTGAACTAGTTTGAACAGTTACTTCCATATTTCAACACTCCCCAACTAATAATCATTACGTTTTATTTACCATTTAATTCTTACTATAATCTTTAAATGAAAATGAATTTCATTACCAATTACACTTATCACCATAAATGATAATGATTATCAATGTCAATAACGAATAGTTTAAATAAGAAAATTTACCCATAAAGAGGTTGTTGTCAGGTGTTGGCTTCATGACGCCCTTCAACCCCACTTTATAGATCCAATGTATCAGAAAGATCTCGACCCTAATTTTTTTTAGAAAAACTCGCCATTCGCCTCGTCCTTAATAGCGAATAGCGAAGTTTTTCTTATGCCGGCGTTTCCTTAAAACTTATATTACTTTCCTTACGTGCAAAAAAAAACTACTAACACTAGGTAGTAGTTTTTCGGGTGAAATATTCTGCTATTGTATGGTGATTCGGAAAGTCGTTCCTTCTGAGGTGTTTAACCCAGTTCCAGATCACTCCCAGATGCTTGGGCAACCGGTTTGTTGACAAGGAAAAGAAACCTTGTCCCTATTATTCATCGAGTTAGTACATTATCATAATCAGATGTGTATTTTTATCTATATCCAACAATTTTTGATAGTCTTGTCCTGATATAGTTTTTGATTAAAGGGATGCTGTGACTGATACAAAAATAGCATGCAGTTTCCGATAAATAATGTGGCTAGTTAGTAAGCTGGTAGAGATGTTAGTAGTTTTTATCAGCTGCCCTGGTTCTATTCCTTCTTCGGTCGGTTTCTTTTCCGTAAGACAGCGATAAGGAGTAACAAAATTGGAATAAGAGTTTGGACAATAAGAGAGAAAAAAGGAAATATGATACTGTTATAGTGGGCTGATTCAATTTCGCTAGACACCCCCCAAATACTTAACAACAAAGTCAGAAAACCTAAAGGAAATACGAT contains:
- a CDS encoding aspartate aminotransferase family protein, with the protein product MEVTVQTSSGNKALLSTQEKRESNARSYPRRLPLAIKRAEGIYVTDMDGKQYMDCLAGAGTLALGHNHTVVREAIENVMQSYLPLHTLDLTTPVKEAFIDEVFASLPPSFAEKAKIHFCGPTGADAVEAALKLVKTATGNRAILSFQGGYHGSTHGTLGISGTIGPKQKIHALVPDTHFLPYPYEYRCPFGVGKEGHGIGITYIENLLDNPEGGIVKPAGIIVEVVQGEGGSIPAPIGWLKELRRITKKRDIPLIIDEVQTGIGRTGKMFAFEHAGIEPDVLVLSKAIGGSLPLSVVVYDRCLDKWEPGTHIGTFRGNQMAMATGQATLRFVKENHLPDYAQEMGTYLAEQLNSIQKEVSSIGDVRGRGLMIGVEIINPTKQPNRIGSYPAYAELAEKIQQECLSRGLILEVGGRFGSVIRLLPPLIISKGQIDEVLQRLSEAIKSAEAQFGLR